The Deltaproteobacteria bacterium genome includes a window with the following:
- a CDS encoding isochorismate synthase yields MSAEPMAASIDRAAPCAPSDAAAFIARALDRAAGALVHVTVPAPVAPPEALLAIAPAEPAVLWAPPDGPAFAGVGIAAELDATASRADAAALWRRVATIALSDAPPRPRMFGGMAFAPGAARRGAWAPFGDGRFVLPRWRYAVAGDRAWLTLAGVRPGADAPARAADLLRALARAGDRGRPAASAPRVRRIDALPRELWRAQIDAIRAAIASGAVDKIVAARCTAVDLDAPADAAGVLSRLRARYPDCFRFAFRFDGATFAGASPERLIARDGRHIATQALAGSIDADSRPDAGDALRASSKDQSEHGYVVRAITDALAPLCARLNVSAEPEICTLRHLLHLRTPIRGTLAGPHHVLDLVAALHPTPAVGGVPTADAVQWICAHEPAPRGWYAGPVGWFDSAGDGDFAVALRSGLLAGHRAFLYAGAGIVAASDADAEYAETDLKQRPLLEALGVDA; encoded by the coding sequence ATGAGCGCCGAGCCGATGGCCGCCTCGATCGACCGCGCCGCGCCGTGCGCGCCGTCGGACGCCGCCGCGTTCATCGCCCGCGCGCTCGACCGCGCCGCCGGCGCCCTCGTCCACGTCACCGTTCCCGCTCCCGTCGCGCCGCCCGAGGCGCTGTTGGCGATCGCGCCCGCCGAACCCGCCGTCCTGTGGGCGCCGCCCGACGGCCCCGCGTTCGCCGGAGTCGGGATTGCCGCCGAGTTGGACGCGACCGCGTCGCGCGCCGACGCGGCCGCCCTGTGGCGCCGCGTCGCGACCATCGCGTTGTCCGACGCGCCGCCGCGCCCGCGCATGTTCGGCGGCATGGCGTTCGCCCCCGGCGCGGCGCGTCGCGGCGCGTGGGCGCCGTTCGGCGACGGCCGGTTCGTTCTGCCGCGCTGGCGGTACGCCGTCGCTGGCGACCGCGCGTGGCTGACGCTGGCCGGCGTCCGCCCCGGCGCCGACGCGCCCGCGCGCGCCGCCGACCTGCTGCGCGCGCTCGCCCGCGCCGGCGACCGCGGACGACCGGCCGCGAGCGCGCCGCGCGTGCGCCGAATCGATGCGCTGCCGCGCGAGCTGTGGCGGGCACAGATCGACGCCATCCGCGCGGCGATCGCGTCCGGTGCGGTCGACAAGATCGTCGCGGCGCGGTGCACCGCGGTCGACCTCGACGCGCCCGCCGACGCGGCGGGCGTGCTCTCGCGGCTGCGCGCGCGCTACCCGGATTGTTTCCGCTTTGCGTTTCGCTTCGACGGCGCCACGTTCGCCGGCGCGTCGCCCGAGCGGCTGATCGCGCGCGACGGCCGGCACATTGCGACGCAGGCGCTCGCGGGCTCGATCGACGCCGACAGCCGCCCCGACGCGGGCGATGCGCTGCGCGCGAGCAGCAAAGACCAGTCGGAGCACGGCTACGTCGTGCGCGCGATCACCGATGCGCTCGCCCCGCTGTGCGCTCGACTCAACGTGTCGGCCGAACCGGAGATCTGCACGCTGCGCCACCTGCTGCACCTGCGCACGCCGATCCGAGGGACGCTGGCCGGGCCGCACCACGTGCTCGACCTCGTCGCGGCGCTGCACCCGACACCGGCGGTCGGCGGGGTGCCGACGGCCGACGCGGTGCAGTGGATCTGCGCGCACGAACCGGCCCCCCGCGGCTGGTACGCCGGGCCGGTCGGGTGGTTCGACTCGGCCGGCGACGGCGACTTCGCAGTCGCGCTGCGCTCGGGGCTGCTCGCGGGCCATCGCGCGTTCCTGTACGCGGGCGCCGGCATCGTGGCGGCGTCCGACGCCGACGCCGAATACGCCGAGACCGACCTCAAGCAGCGACCGCTGCTCGAAGCGCTGGGTGTGGACGCATGA
- the ubiE gene encoding bifunctional demethylmenaquinone methyltransferase/2-methoxy-6-polyprenyl-1,4-benzoquinol methylase UbiE, with translation MDGSGAMFDAIAHRYDLVNRVLSFGIDRRWRKKTIRALDLSPGQRVLDLATGTADLAIAVARACPGVTVVGVDPSEGMLAVGARKVARAGVADRVTLRTGDAQRLDAADDSFDAACMAFGIRNVPDRPRALREIARVVRPGGRVAILELSEPRSGLLGPLARFHVHTVVPRVGALLSRAPQYRYLQQSIAAFPPPDEFAGVMRAAGLRVDRVAPLTFGVCCLYVATAPEEAR, from the coding sequence ATGGACGGCAGCGGCGCGATGTTCGACGCGATCGCGCACCGCTACGACCTCGTCAACCGGGTGCTGTCGTTCGGCATCGACCGCCGCTGGCGCAAGAAGACGATCCGCGCCCTCGACCTGTCGCCCGGCCAGCGGGTGCTCGACCTCGCCACCGGCACGGCCGATCTGGCGATCGCGGTCGCGCGCGCGTGCCCCGGCGTGACCGTGGTCGGCGTCGACCCGTCCGAGGGCATGCTCGCCGTCGGCGCGCGCAAGGTCGCCCGCGCCGGCGTCGCGGACCGCGTGACGCTGCGCACCGGCGACGCGCAGAGGCTGGATGCCGCCGACGACAGCTTTGACGCCGCGTGCATGGCATTCGGCATCCGCAACGTGCCTGACCGCCCCCGCGCGCTACGCGAGATCGCGCGGGTCGTGCGCCCGGGCGGCCGCGTCGCCATCCTCGAACTGTCGGAACCGCGCTCGGGTCTGCTCGGGCCGCTCGCTCGCTTCCACGTCCATACCGTTGTGCCGCGCGTCGGCGCCCTGCTGTCGCGGGCGCCCCAGTACAGGTATCTACAACAGTCGATCGCGGCATTCCCGCCGCCGGACGAATTTGCCGGCGTGATGCGCGCCGCGGGCCTGCGCGTCGATCGCGTCGCCCCGCTGACGTTCGGCGTTTGCTGCCTGTACGTCGCCACCGCACCGGAGGAAGCGCGATGA